Below is a window of 'Nostoc azollae' 0708 DNA.
AAAATTTCTGGGGTGGTGCGATCACCTGCACCGGAGTAAGCTGATTTATCAAAGCGGGGAACGCTTATAGGACTCTTGCCTTCATGAATCTGATCGAGTAAAATTAAACCTAAGTCGATATCGTGGGTTCCTGGTGGGCCGCGCCAAATTAAACGGGGATCTTGCTGAGTTAAAGCCAAGCGATCGCTATAAGTTTTGTACAAGTCATCCAAAGATAAACACAAAGTACAGTATCCCAACTGCTGGATAATCAAACTCAGAATCTGGCACATTGTGGTTTTACCAGTACCTTGTCCACCTAAAATCCCCTGGATAAAAGGTCTACCCAAATTTTGACGACTTGAAACAATTTTGATCGCCAGCGGTAGCCATAAATCCCACAAAACCTGTAACATGGCTTGAGACAGCATTTCCAGGTTAGTTTGGCAAAATTGGCTAAAAGTGGGTAAAACAGATTTAAGTAGCTGTGATCGCTCTAAAATAACTTGAGCTACATTCTCCGGGGTAATGCCAAAAATCTTTGCCCTCACAGAATCCGTCAATGCTTCTTCTTGTGCAGAAACTTGCCAATAGGCATCCGTAATACCTTTAGTAAAAAATTTATTTAGCCACTCATCGGTCATAATCAGCACCCCCAAACAAATCAAGAACCTAATTTGAAAGCTTCTAAAAATAGACTGTAGATAAAACCAATCTTGAGTAAATTGAGTGATTCTACCCAAATTGCTTGTCTAGCAAAAAAGTTGCGACTATAAAATATTCTGCTGGTAATCTCCGTCAGTAAGACTAAAAAAGCAGCTACAACAATATCCAACTCTGCCTTTTGTCCAGCAGTAGTAGACACTGCCGAACCCATAAAAAAACCAAACAACCAAGAAATTAACAGCAGCGAAAATCGCCGCCAAGGATTAACAAACCATTGCCCCAAACTCCTAGCAATAGTATCTAATAGGTTATTAAGACGAGTATTTTGCATGAAGGTGACTGGAGACTGGAGACTGGAGACTGGGGACTGGAGAGAAATTTCTTCTCTTGCCTTCTTCCTTGTATCTATATCCCTTAAAACTGACAACTAAGAAAAATCTTATCTCTAAAAAGTATGATTATGAAATCTTCCATGTATCGCAACTTGGCAGTTATAACTTGTGCATTGGGACTACTAGGACTGATAGCCGGATGCTTAGGACTGAGTGTATCCTTTGAGCCAGACCAGCCAGACCTTTTATCAACACTTACTGATCAAACTCCTGCATTAGAAGAAAAGATAGCCCCACCAACTGGCTCACAAAAAGTCATATCTGCTAGTGCAGATAATGTCACAAGTGCAACACATAAACAATTAGAAAAACCCACTTCAGAAAACCCAGCTAATAAAAGCAAAGGCTTAGGCAGTTTGCGAATGAGTAATCAAACAAATCAACCTGTACGTCTAGCCCTATTAGCCCGACATTCATCCGTAAAAAACTCCGCAGCCAGCAAAAATAAATATAATTTTCCAGCCCATTGGGATTTTGCTCCCCAAGAAGGTAGTCAAAAAGGTTTAATTTTATCCCTCC
It encodes the following:
- a CDS encoding DUF565 domain-containing protein, whose amino-acid sequence is MQNTRLNNLLDTIARSLGQWFVNPWRRFSLLLISWLFGFFMGSAVSTTAGQKAELDIVVAAFLVLLTEITSRIFYSRNFFARQAIWVESLNLLKIGFIYSLFLEAFKLGS